A window from Myripristis murdjan chromosome 11, fMyrMur1.1, whole genome shotgun sequence encodes these proteins:
- the LOC115367971 gene encoding uncharacterized protein LOC115367971: MAVPDDSVIPDSTPNLLHLLLLAQLFGHSVSHPVHHLHLCTNFGSMIRQLNVVQQQSKKLHDSSGTDLSGITTETYSLEGLPSMEHNASQINSVKLNESLSQLYLDIQAFKLHVDWLKTVRENFSLPHSQTVEGASTHLLLLSNLTSGALHKISETVPEPPSPSLPRVSSSFSALRYSLEVSQRLQVFCLWSKRVLLHLKGLRGCHS; this comes from the exons TTATTCCTGACTCAACCCCCAATCTCCTCCACCTGCTGCTACTGGCTCAGCTCTTCGGCCATTCAGTGTCCCACCCCGTCCACCACTTGCACCTCTGCACCAACTTTGGCTCCATGATCCGGCAACTGAACGTTGTGCAGCAGCAATCCAAAAAACTTCATGACTCG AGCGGCACCGATCTCAGCGGAATAACCACCGAGACGTACAGTCTGGAAGGTCTGCCCAGCATGGAGCACAACGCCTCCCAGATCAACTCGGTCAAG CTCAACGAGTCCCTCTCCCAGCTATATTTGGACATCCAGGCCTTCAAGCTGCACGTTGATTGGCTGAAAACAGTCAGGGAGAATTTCAGCCTGCCGCACTCCCAGACGGTAGAGGGCGCCAgcactcacctgctgctgctctccaacCTCACCAGCGGCGCTCTCCACAAG ATCAGCGAGACGGTTCCCGAGCCCCCGTCGCCCTCACTGCCCCGGGTCTCCAGCAGCTTCAGCGCGCTCAGGTACTCTCTGGAGGTCTCCCAGCGGCTGCAGGTCTTCTGCCTGTGGTCCAAGAGGGTGCTGCTGCATCTCAAGGGCCTGCGCGGCTGCCACAGCTGA